From the genome of Spinacia oleracea cultivar Varoflay chromosome 2, BTI_SOV_V1, whole genome shotgun sequence, one region includes:
- the LOC110785405 gene encoding callose synthase 7 isoform X4, whose product MELPEIKAAIRAIRTMDSLPMPRLAQSNQDDNVIMPEYRDKAINDILDWLASIFGFQKGNVANQREHLILILANMDVRIRRSEDYEVLDFQTIHQLKEKIFKNYERWCDYLHCKSNLKFPSGADRQQLELLYIGLYLLIWGEASNVRFMPECLCYIFHNMASEIHGIFYSNVHPITGETYQTTRHGDESFLKDVISPIYDVVRKEARRNKGGTASHSAWRNYDDLNEYFWSKKCFKLGWPMDRNADFFVHADETRPLSTRHDQVAVGKRKPKTNFVEMRTFWHLYRSFDRMWIFFILAFQTMVIVAWNHSGSITSIFDTDVFETVLSIFITAAFLNFLGATLDIVLSFKAWGSLKFSQILRYILKFAIAAMWAVVLPIGYTSFVQNPAGLVNFLTSWAGDLRSPLFFKFAIALYMAPNILAALLFFFPPVRRFVERSNSRIIILIMWWAQPKLYIARGMHEDTFSLLKYMLFWILLLMCKLAFSFYVEILPLVGPTKLIWRMKVDNYEWHEFFPNATHNFGIIIAIWAPVVLVYLMDAQIWYAIFSTIVGGILGAFSHLGEIRTLGMLRSRFESVPIAFRKRLVPRLIGETKRGPVDPLEARKNVAKFSQVWNEFIHSLRLEDLIGHRERDLLLVPYTSSKVSVVQWPPFLLASKIPIALDMAKDFKKKDDSELFNKIKDDDYMYSAVIECYETLREILFELLEDADDKLAIRQICEKIETSIQQRKFLTEFRMNGLPLLHDKMEKFLKLLLSDSDYDDEDLYKSHIINVLQDIVEIITQDVMSDEHDILKKPQPHHQIDDDGKREQRFERIHISLLRNKSWREKVVRLHVLLSEKESAINVPTNLEARRRMTFFTNSLFMTMPSAPFVRNMLSFSVLTPYYKEDVLYSWEELHEENEDGISTLFYLQKIYPDEWNNFKERVNDPKLGYASKDIKELVRHWVSYRGQTLSRTVRGMMYYRQALDLQCFLEYAEDKAIFSGYRTIEKSEAHKKIFDYSQALTDLKFTYVVSCQVYGNQKKSSDARDRSCANNILNLMLTYPSLRVAYIDERDEKVDGKNEKVYYSVLVKGGDKLDEEIYRIKLPGPPTEIGEGKPENQNHAIIFTRGEALQTIDMNQDNYFEEAFKMRNVLEEFQKSRRRRRKPTILGLREHIFTGSVSSLAWFMSNQETSFVTIGQRVLANPLRVRFHYGHPDIFDRLFHITRGGISKASKIINLSEDIFSGFNSTLRGGFITHHEYIQVGKGRDVGMNQISLFEAKVANGNGEQTLSRDVYRLGRRFDFYRMLSFYYTTVGFYFSSMVTVLTVYVFLYGRLYMVLSGLEKSIIDSATINQTKALEQALAPQSLFQIGVLLVLPMIMEIGLERGFRTAIGDFVIMQLQLASVFFTFQLGTKAHYYGRTILHGGSKYRATGRGFVVFHAKFADNYRRYSRSHFVKALELFILLIVYEAYGDSYRSSNLYLFVTWSMWFLVASWLFAPFLFNPSGFDWQKTVDDWTDWKRWMGNRGGIGIQPDKSWESWWDGEQEHLKYTTIRGRFLEIVLACRFFLYQYGIVYHLDIAHGSRNFWVYALSWVVMATVLLVLKMVSMGRRRFGTDFQLMFRILKGLLFLGFVSVMTVLFVVWNLTIKDLFSSILAFLPTGWAMLLIAQTCRGLLKGLKLWDSVKELGRAYEYVMGLIIFMPIAVLSWFPFVSEFQTRLLFNQAFSRGLQISMIIAGRKDRSTPNMQGLGVIDL is encoded by the exons ATGGAACTTCCTGAG ATAAAAGCTGCAATTCGGGCTATACGTACTATGGATAGTCTTCCCATGCCACGATTAGCACAAAGTAACCAAGATGATAATGTTATTATGCCGGAGTACAGGGACAAAGCTATCAATGATATACTAGACTGGCTAGCTTCCATCTTTGGGTTTCAG AAAGGAAATGTTGCAAATCAGAGGGAGCACCTAATATTGATACTTGCAAACATGGATGTAAGAATCAGAAGGTCCGAGGACTATGAAGTG CTTGACTTTCAAACTATACACCAGTTAAAGGAGAAGATTTTTAAAAATTACGAAAGATGGTGTGATTATCTTCATTGCAAATCAAATCTCAA GTTTCCTTCAGGAGCTGATCGTCAGCAATTGGAGCTTTTGTATATTGGACTTTATCTGCTTATCTGGGGTGAAGCTTCAAATGTTCGCTTCATGCCTGAGTGCCTATGCTACATCTTCCATAAT ATGGCTAGTGAAATTCATGGAATTTTTTATAGCAACGTACATCCAATCACAGGGGAGACTTACCAAACTACAAGACACGGTGATGAATCATTTCTAAAGGATGTTATATCTCCAATATATGATGTTGTGCGTAAG GAAGCAAGAAGAAACAAAGGAGGGACGGCAAGCCACTCAGCTTGGAGAAATTATGATGATCTGAATGAATATTTTTG GTCTAAGAAGTGTTTCAAGTTAGGGTGGCCAATGGATCGCAATGCTGACTTTTTTGTACATGCGGATGAGACACGGCCTTTAAGCACG AGGCATGATCAAGTTGCAGTTGGAAAGAGGAAGCCCAAGACAAATTTTGTTGAAATGCGTACTTTTTGGCACCTTTACAGAAGCTTCGACCGCATGTGGATATTTTTCATACTTGCTTTCCAG ACAATGGTTATTGTTGCATGGAATCATTCTGGTTCAATTACTTCAATATTTGATACGGATGTATTCGAAACTGTTTTGAGTATATTCATTACTGCGGCTTTCCTCAATTTCTTGGGAG CAACTCTGGATATAGTTCTCAGTTTTAAAGCTTGGGGGAGCTTGAAATTTTCTCAAATACTTCGGTACATCTTGAAATTTGCCATTGCAGCTATGTGGGCAGTAGTGTTGCCTATAGGTTATACCAGCTTTGTGCAGAATCCAGCAGGACTTGTAAACTTCCTCACAAGCTGGGCAGGAGATCTTAGGAGTCCTTTATTTTTCAAGTTCGCCATTGCCTTATACATGGCTCCTAATATTTTGGCTGCTTTGTTGTTTTTCTTTCCACCGGTAAGAAGGTTTGTGGAAAGATCGAATTCGCGTATCATTATCTTGATTATGTGGTGGGCTCAG CCGAAATTGTATATAGCAAGAGGCATGCATGAAGACACATTTTCCCTTCTAAA GTATATGCTGTTCTGGATCTTGTTGTTAATGTGCAAACTGGCATTTAGCTTCTACGTGGAA ATCTTGCCATTAGTTGGGCCCACAAAGCTAATATGGCGGATGAAAGTCGATAACTACGAATGGCATGAGTTCTTTCCTAATG CGACACACAATTTTGGAATTATCATTGCTATATGGGCTCCCGTTGTTCTT gtATATCTTATGGATGCACAAATATGGTATGCTATATTTTCTACCATTGTTGGTGGCATCCTTGGAGCTTTCAGTCACTTGGGCGAG ATACGCACTCTTGGGATGCTGCGCTCCAGATTTGAGTCTGTGCCTATAGCTTTCAGGAAACGTCTTGTGCCTAGATTGATAGGGGAAACTAAGCGGGGGCCAGTG GACCCTTTGGAGGCTCGAAAAAATGTTGCAAAGTTCTCTCAAGTCTGGAATGAGTTTATACATTCTTTGCGGTTAGAGGATTTGATTGGCCACAG GGAGAGAGATTTACTTCTTGTACCATACACATCAAGTAAGGTTTCAGTTGTCCAGTGGCCTCCTTTTCTTCTTGCTAGTAAG ATTCCCATAGCACTAGATATGGCGAAAGATTTCAAAAAAAAGGACGACTCCGAGTTATTCAACAAGATCAAGGATGATGACTACATGTATTCAGCAGTGATTGAATGCTACGAGACCCTCAGGGAAATCCTGTTTGAGCTTTTGGAAGACGCAGATGATAAACT aGCAATTAGACAAATATGTGAAAAAATAGAAACTAGCATACAGCAGCGGAAATTTTTAACTGAGTTTCGTATGAACGGACTGCCTTTGCTTCATGACAAAATGGAGAAGTTTCTGAAATTACTG CTGAGCGACAGTGATTATGATGATGAAGACCTATACAAGTCTCATATAATAAATGTTCTCCAGGATATAGTGGAGATCATTACACAAGATGTGATGAGTGACGAACATGA TATTCTGAAGAAGCCTCAACCGCACCATCAAATTGATGATGATGGAAAAAGAGAGCAGAGATTTGAAAGGATACACATCTCTCTCTTACGTAATAAATCATGGAGAGAAAAG GTTGTCCGGCTACATGTTCTCTTGAGTGAGAAGGAGTCTGCAATAAACGTGCCAACGAATCTGGAAGCACGCCGCCGAATGACATTTTTCACTAACTCATTATTCATGACCATGCCATCGGCTCCCTTTGTTCGCAATATGCTTTCCTTTAG TGTTTTGACCCCGTATTACAAAGAAGATGTTCTCTATTCATGGGAGGAACTTCATGAGGAAAATGAGGATGGAATTTCAACCTTATTCTATCTGCAGAAGATTTATCCAG ATGAATGGAATAACTTCAAAGAAAGAGTAAATGATCCAAAACTAGGATATGCTAGCAAAGACATCAAGGAGTTGGTTCGTCACTGGGTGTCTTATAGAGGGCAAACACTTTCTAGAACAG ttaGAGGAATGATGTATTATCGTCAGGCTTTGGATCTTCAATGCTTCTTGGAATATGCAGAAGATAAGG CAATCTTTAGTGGCTACAGAACCATTGAGAAAAGTGAAGCACATAAGAAGATTTTCGACTATTCACAAGCTCTCACTGATTTGAAGTTCACTTATGTTGTCTCGTGTCAAGTGTATGGTAATCAGAAAAAATCTAGTGATGCTCGGGATCGAAGCTGTGCCAATAACATTCTAAATCTCATGTTAAC GTACCCATCTCTGCGTGTTGCTTATATAGACGAGAGAGATGAAAAAGTCGATGGAAAAAATGAGAAGGTCTATTACTCTGTTCTTGTCAAAGGAGGTGACAAGTTGGATGAG GAAATATATCGAATCAAGCTTCCTGGTCCGCCAACAGAAATCGGCGAAGGCAAGCCTGAAAACCAAAACCATGCCATTATTTTCACACGTGGAGAGGCTCTACAAACAATAGACATGAACCAG GACAATTACTTTGAAGAAGcttttaaaatgagaaatgtTTTGGAAGAGTTTCAAAAGTCACGTCGTAGACGTCGAAAACCAACAATATTGGGTCTGAGGGAACATATTTTTACTGGAAG TGTTTCATCTCTAGCATGGTTCATGTCCAATCAGGAGACAAGCTTCGTTACCATCGGTCAGAGAGTCCTGGCCAACCCTCTGAG GGTACGTTTCCATTATGGCCATCCTGATATATTCGACAGACTGTTTCACATAACCAGGGGTGGAATTAGCAAAGCATCAAAAATCATTAACCTGAGTGAGGATATATTCTCAG GTTTTAATTCAACTTTACGGGGAGGTTTCATTACACACCACGAGTATATTCAGGTAGGAAAAGGCCGTGATGTGGGAATGAATCAAATATCCCTTTTTGAGGCTAAAGTTGCCAATGGAAATGGTGAGCAAACACTCAGCCGCGATGTTTATCGACTTGGCCGGCGATTTGACTTTTACAGGATGCTTTCATTCTACTACACTACAGTGGGCTTCTATTTTAGTAGCATG GTCACTGTTCTGACTGTATACGTATTTTTGTACGGACGTCTATATATGGTATTGAGTGGGTTAGAGAAGTCGATCATAGATAGTGCAACAATAAATCAAACCAAGGCCCTTGAACAGGCTTTAGCACCACAAAGTTTGTTTCAAATTGGTGTACTTTTAGTACTTCCAATGATTATGGAAATTGGGTTGGAAAGAGGGTTCCGTACTGCAATAGGCGATTTCGTAATCATGCAGCTTCAACTGGCTTCTGTGTTCTTTACTTTCCAGTTAGGAACAAAGGCCCATTACTATGGAAGAACTATATTACACGGTGGTTCTAAGTACCGAGCGACAGGGCGTGGCTTTGTTGTGTTCCACGCAAAATTTGCAGACAACTACAGGCGGTACTCAAGAAGTCATTTTGTTAAGGCTCTGGAACTCTTTATTCTTTTGATTGTTTATGAAGCGTATGGGGACTCATACCGTAGCTCAAATCTCTACCTTTTTGTTACATGGTCCATGTGGTTTCTTGTTGCATCTTGGCTTTTTGCTCCTTTCCTCTTTAATCCATCTGGATTTGACTGGCAAAAGACTGTAGATGACTGGACTGACTGGAAAAGGTGGATGGGAAATCGGGGTGGAATTGGTATACAGCCAGATAAAAGTTGGGAATCATGGTGGGATGGGGAACAAGAACACCTCAAGTATACAACTATTAGGGGACGATTCTTGGAAATAGTCCTTGCTTGTCGCTTCTTCCTTTACCAATACGGGATTGTGTACCATCTTGATATAGCTCATGGAAGCAGAAATTTCTGG GTTTATGCACTTTCTTGGGTCGTCATGGCTACTGTTCTTCTTGTCTTAAAG ATGGTTTCGATGGGAAGGAGGAGATTTGGTACTGATTTTCAGCTAATGTTTAGAATTCTCAAAGGACTTCTATTCCTTGGCTTTGTATCAGTTATGACAGTACTGTTTGTGGTCTGGAACCTCACCATAAAAGATCTATTTTCTTCTATCCTAGCTTTCTTGCCTACTGGGTGGGCTATGCTTCTT ATCGCGCAAACATGCAGGGGTTTGTTGAAGGGTTTAAAGTTATGGGATTCGGTTAAGGAGCTTGGAAGAGCGTATGAATATGTGATGGGACTGATAATCTTTATGCCCATAGCTGTATTGTCGTGGTTCCCATTCGTTTCTGAGTTTCAAACAAGGTTGCTGTTCAACCAAGCGTTTAGCAGAGGTCTGCAGatttcaatgattattgcaggGCGTAAAGATCGTTCCACTCCAAACATGCAAGGACTAGGGGTGATTGACTTGTAA
- the LOC110785405 gene encoding callose synthase 7 isoform X3: MLKLMKSSWQTENYAKEVERNREQYEHYNILPLFAIGVKPAIMELPEIKAAIRAIRTMDSLPMPRLAQSNQDDNVIMPEYRDKAINDILDWLASIFGFQKGNVANQREHLILILANMDVRIRRSEDYEVLDFQTIHQLKEKIFKNYERWCDYLHCKSNLKFPSGADRQQLELLYIGLYLLIWGEASNVRFMPECLCYIFHNMASEIHGIFYSNVHPITGETYQTTRHGDESFLKDVISPIYDVVRKEARRNKGGTASHSAWRNYDDLNEYFWSKKCFKLGWPMDRNADFFVHADETRPLSTRHDQVAVGKRKPKTNFVEMRTFWHLYRSFDRMWIFFILAFQTMVIVAWNHSGSITSIFDTDVFETVLSIFITAAFLNFLGATLDIVLSFKAWGSLKFSQILRYILKFAIAAMWAVVLPIGYTSFVQNPAGLVNFLTSWAGDLRSPLFFKFAIALYMAPNILAALLFFFPPVRRFVERSNSRIIILIMWWAQPKLYIARGMHEDTFSLLKYMLFWILLLMCKLAFSFYVEILPLVGPTKLIWRMKVDNYEWHEFFPNATHNFGIIIAIWAPVVLVYLMDAQIWYAIFSTIVGGILGAFSHLGEIRTLGMLRSRFESVPIAFRKRLVPRLIGETKRGPVDPLEARKNVAKFSQVWNEFIHSLRLEDLIGHRERDLLLVPYTSSKVSVVQWPPFLLASKIPIALDMAKDFKKKDDSELFNKIKDDDYMYSAVIECYETLREILFELLEDADDKLAIRQICEKIETSIQQRKFLTEFRMNGLPLLHDKMEKFLKLLLSDSDYDDEDLYKSHIINVLQDIVEIITQDVMSDEHDILKKPQPHHQIDDDGKREQRFERIHISLLRNKSWREKVVRLHVLLSEKESAINVPTNLEARRRMTFFTNSLFMTMPSAPFVRNMLSFSVLTPYYKEDVLYSWEELHEENEDGISTLFYLQKIYPDEWNNFKERVNDPKLGYASKDIKELVRHWVSYRGQTLSRTVRGMMYYRQALDLQCFLEYAEDKAIFSGYRTIEKSEAHKKIFDYSQALTDLKFTYVVSCQVYGNQKKSSDARDRSCANNILNLMLTYPSLRVAYIDERDEKVDGKNEKVYYSVLVKGGDKLDEEIYRIKLPGPPTEIGEGKPENQNHAIIFTRGEALQTIDMNQDNYFEEAFKMRNVLEEFQKSRRRRRKPTILGLREHIFTGSVSSLAWFMSNQETSFVTIGQRVLANPLRVRFHYGHPDIFDRLFHITRGGISKASKIINLSEDIFSGFNSTLRGGFITHHEYIQVGKGRDVGMNQISLFEAKVANGNGEQTLSRDVYRLGRRFDFYRMLSFYYTTVGFYFSSMVTVLTVYVFLYGRLYMVLSGLEKSIIDSATINQTKALEQALAPQSLFQIGVLLVLPMIMEIGLERGFRTAIGDFVIMQLQLASVFFTFQLGTKAHYYGRTILHGGSKYRATGRGFVVFHAKFADNYRRYSRSHFVKALELFILLIVYEAYGDSYRSSNLYLFVTWSMWFLVASWLFAPFLFNPSGFDWQKTVDDWTDWKRWMGNRGGIGIQPDKSWESWWDGEQEHLKYTTIRGRFLEIVLACRFFLYQYGIVYHLDIAHGSRNFWVYALSWVVMATVLLVLKMVSMGRRRFGTDFQLMFRILKGLLFLGFVSVMTVLFVVWNLTIKDLFSSILAFLPTGWAMLLIAQTCRGLLKGLKLWDSVKELGRAYEYVMGLIIFMPIAVLSWFPFVSEFQTRLLFNQAFSRGLQISMIIAGRKDRSTPNMQGLGVIDL; the protein is encoded by the exons ATGCTAAAGTTGATGAAGAG TTCATGGCAGACAGAAAATTACGCCAAGGAAGTGGAAAGGAACCGAGAGCAATATGAGCATTATAATATTCTTCCCCTCTTTGCTATTGGCGTCAAACCAGCAATCATGGAACTTCCTGAG ATAAAAGCTGCAATTCGGGCTATACGTACTATGGATAGTCTTCCCATGCCACGATTAGCACAAAGTAACCAAGATGATAATGTTATTATGCCGGAGTACAGGGACAAAGCTATCAATGATATACTAGACTGGCTAGCTTCCATCTTTGGGTTTCAG AAAGGAAATGTTGCAAATCAGAGGGAGCACCTAATATTGATACTTGCAAACATGGATGTAAGAATCAGAAGGTCCGAGGACTATGAAGTG CTTGACTTTCAAACTATACACCAGTTAAAGGAGAAGATTTTTAAAAATTACGAAAGATGGTGTGATTATCTTCATTGCAAATCAAATCTCAA GTTTCCTTCAGGAGCTGATCGTCAGCAATTGGAGCTTTTGTATATTGGACTTTATCTGCTTATCTGGGGTGAAGCTTCAAATGTTCGCTTCATGCCTGAGTGCCTATGCTACATCTTCCATAAT ATGGCTAGTGAAATTCATGGAATTTTTTATAGCAACGTACATCCAATCACAGGGGAGACTTACCAAACTACAAGACACGGTGATGAATCATTTCTAAAGGATGTTATATCTCCAATATATGATGTTGTGCGTAAG GAAGCAAGAAGAAACAAAGGAGGGACGGCAAGCCACTCAGCTTGGAGAAATTATGATGATCTGAATGAATATTTTTG GTCTAAGAAGTGTTTCAAGTTAGGGTGGCCAATGGATCGCAATGCTGACTTTTTTGTACATGCGGATGAGACACGGCCTTTAAGCACG AGGCATGATCAAGTTGCAGTTGGAAAGAGGAAGCCCAAGACAAATTTTGTTGAAATGCGTACTTTTTGGCACCTTTACAGAAGCTTCGACCGCATGTGGATATTTTTCATACTTGCTTTCCAG ACAATGGTTATTGTTGCATGGAATCATTCTGGTTCAATTACTTCAATATTTGATACGGATGTATTCGAAACTGTTTTGAGTATATTCATTACTGCGGCTTTCCTCAATTTCTTGGGAG CAACTCTGGATATAGTTCTCAGTTTTAAAGCTTGGGGGAGCTTGAAATTTTCTCAAATACTTCGGTACATCTTGAAATTTGCCATTGCAGCTATGTGGGCAGTAGTGTTGCCTATAGGTTATACCAGCTTTGTGCAGAATCCAGCAGGACTTGTAAACTTCCTCACAAGCTGGGCAGGAGATCTTAGGAGTCCTTTATTTTTCAAGTTCGCCATTGCCTTATACATGGCTCCTAATATTTTGGCTGCTTTGTTGTTTTTCTTTCCACCGGTAAGAAGGTTTGTGGAAAGATCGAATTCGCGTATCATTATCTTGATTATGTGGTGGGCTCAG CCGAAATTGTATATAGCAAGAGGCATGCATGAAGACACATTTTCCCTTCTAAA GTATATGCTGTTCTGGATCTTGTTGTTAATGTGCAAACTGGCATTTAGCTTCTACGTGGAA ATCTTGCCATTAGTTGGGCCCACAAAGCTAATATGGCGGATGAAAGTCGATAACTACGAATGGCATGAGTTCTTTCCTAATG CGACACACAATTTTGGAATTATCATTGCTATATGGGCTCCCGTTGTTCTT gtATATCTTATGGATGCACAAATATGGTATGCTATATTTTCTACCATTGTTGGTGGCATCCTTGGAGCTTTCAGTCACTTGGGCGAG ATACGCACTCTTGGGATGCTGCGCTCCAGATTTGAGTCTGTGCCTATAGCTTTCAGGAAACGTCTTGTGCCTAGATTGATAGGGGAAACTAAGCGGGGGCCAGTG GACCCTTTGGAGGCTCGAAAAAATGTTGCAAAGTTCTCTCAAGTCTGGAATGAGTTTATACATTCTTTGCGGTTAGAGGATTTGATTGGCCACAG GGAGAGAGATTTACTTCTTGTACCATACACATCAAGTAAGGTTTCAGTTGTCCAGTGGCCTCCTTTTCTTCTTGCTAGTAAG ATTCCCATAGCACTAGATATGGCGAAAGATTTCAAAAAAAAGGACGACTCCGAGTTATTCAACAAGATCAAGGATGATGACTACATGTATTCAGCAGTGATTGAATGCTACGAGACCCTCAGGGAAATCCTGTTTGAGCTTTTGGAAGACGCAGATGATAAACT aGCAATTAGACAAATATGTGAAAAAATAGAAACTAGCATACAGCAGCGGAAATTTTTAACTGAGTTTCGTATGAACGGACTGCCTTTGCTTCATGACAAAATGGAGAAGTTTCTGAAATTACTG CTGAGCGACAGTGATTATGATGATGAAGACCTATACAAGTCTCATATAATAAATGTTCTCCAGGATATAGTGGAGATCATTACACAAGATGTGATGAGTGACGAACATGA TATTCTGAAGAAGCCTCAACCGCACCATCAAATTGATGATGATGGAAAAAGAGAGCAGAGATTTGAAAGGATACACATCTCTCTCTTACGTAATAAATCATGGAGAGAAAAG GTTGTCCGGCTACATGTTCTCTTGAGTGAGAAGGAGTCTGCAATAAACGTGCCAACGAATCTGGAAGCACGCCGCCGAATGACATTTTTCACTAACTCATTATTCATGACCATGCCATCGGCTCCCTTTGTTCGCAATATGCTTTCCTTTAG TGTTTTGACCCCGTATTACAAAGAAGATGTTCTCTATTCATGGGAGGAACTTCATGAGGAAAATGAGGATGGAATTTCAACCTTATTCTATCTGCAGAAGATTTATCCAG ATGAATGGAATAACTTCAAAGAAAGAGTAAATGATCCAAAACTAGGATATGCTAGCAAAGACATCAAGGAGTTGGTTCGTCACTGGGTGTCTTATAGAGGGCAAACACTTTCTAGAACAG ttaGAGGAATGATGTATTATCGTCAGGCTTTGGATCTTCAATGCTTCTTGGAATATGCAGAAGATAAGG CAATCTTTAGTGGCTACAGAACCATTGAGAAAAGTGAAGCACATAAGAAGATTTTCGACTATTCACAAGCTCTCACTGATTTGAAGTTCACTTATGTTGTCTCGTGTCAAGTGTATGGTAATCAGAAAAAATCTAGTGATGCTCGGGATCGAAGCTGTGCCAATAACATTCTAAATCTCATGTTAAC GTACCCATCTCTGCGTGTTGCTTATATAGACGAGAGAGATGAAAAAGTCGATGGAAAAAATGAGAAGGTCTATTACTCTGTTCTTGTCAAAGGAGGTGACAAGTTGGATGAG GAAATATATCGAATCAAGCTTCCTGGTCCGCCAACAGAAATCGGCGAAGGCAAGCCTGAAAACCAAAACCATGCCATTATTTTCACACGTGGAGAGGCTCTACAAACAATAGACATGAACCAG GACAATTACTTTGAAGAAGcttttaaaatgagaaatgtTTTGGAAGAGTTTCAAAAGTCACGTCGTAGACGTCGAAAACCAACAATATTGGGTCTGAGGGAACATATTTTTACTGGAAG TGTTTCATCTCTAGCATGGTTCATGTCCAATCAGGAGACAAGCTTCGTTACCATCGGTCAGAGAGTCCTGGCCAACCCTCTGAG GGTACGTTTCCATTATGGCCATCCTGATATATTCGACAGACTGTTTCACATAACCAGGGGTGGAATTAGCAAAGCATCAAAAATCATTAACCTGAGTGAGGATATATTCTCAG GTTTTAATTCAACTTTACGGGGAGGTTTCATTACACACCACGAGTATATTCAGGTAGGAAAAGGCCGTGATGTGGGAATGAATCAAATATCCCTTTTTGAGGCTAAAGTTGCCAATGGAAATGGTGAGCAAACACTCAGCCGCGATGTTTATCGACTTGGCCGGCGATTTGACTTTTACAGGATGCTTTCATTCTACTACACTACAGTGGGCTTCTATTTTAGTAGCATG GTCACTGTTCTGACTGTATACGTATTTTTGTACGGACGTCTATATATGGTATTGAGTGGGTTAGAGAAGTCGATCATAGATAGTGCAACAATAAATCAAACCAAGGCCCTTGAACAGGCTTTAGCACCACAAAGTTTGTTTCAAATTGGTGTACTTTTAGTACTTCCAATGATTATGGAAATTGGGTTGGAAAGAGGGTTCCGTACTGCAATAGGCGATTTCGTAATCATGCAGCTTCAACTGGCTTCTGTGTTCTTTACTTTCCAGTTAGGAACAAAGGCCCATTACTATGGAAGAACTATATTACACGGTGGTTCTAAGTACCGAGCGACAGGGCGTGGCTTTGTTGTGTTCCACGCAAAATTTGCAGACAACTACAGGCGGTACTCAAGAAGTCATTTTGTTAAGGCTCTGGAACTCTTTATTCTTTTGATTGTTTATGAAGCGTATGGGGACTCATACCGTAGCTCAAATCTCTACCTTTTTGTTACATGGTCCATGTGGTTTCTTGTTGCATCTTGGCTTTTTGCTCCTTTCCTCTTTAATCCATCTGGATTTGACTGGCAAAAGACTGTAGATGACTGGACTGACTGGAAAAGGTGGATGGGAAATCGGGGTGGAATTGGTATACAGCCAGATAAAAGTTGGGAATCATGGTGGGATGGGGAACAAGAACACCTCAAGTATACAACTATTAGGGGACGATTCTTGGAAATAGTCCTTGCTTGTCGCTTCTTCCTTTACCAATACGGGATTGTGTACCATCTTGATATAGCTCATGGAAGCAGAAATTTCTGG GTTTATGCACTTTCTTGGGTCGTCATGGCTACTGTTCTTCTTGTCTTAAAG ATGGTTTCGATGGGAAGGAGGAGATTTGGTACTGATTTTCAGCTAATGTTTAGAATTCTCAAAGGACTTCTATTCCTTGGCTTTGTATCAGTTATGACAGTACTGTTTGTGGTCTGGAACCTCACCATAAAAGATCTATTTTCTTCTATCCTAGCTTTCTTGCCTACTGGGTGGGCTATGCTTCTT ATCGCGCAAACATGCAGGGGTTTGTTGAAGGGTTTAAAGTTATGGGATTCGGTTAAGGAGCTTGGAAGAGCGTATGAATATGTGATGGGACTGATAATCTTTATGCCCATAGCTGTATTGTCGTGGTTCCCATTCGTTTCTGAGTTTCAAACAAGGTTGCTGTTCAACCAAGCGTTTAGCAGAGGTCTGCAGatttcaatgattattgcaggGCGTAAAGATCGTTCCACTCCAAACATGCAAGGACTAGGGGTGATTGACTTGTAA